One window of Quercus robur chromosome 12, dhQueRobu3.1, whole genome shotgun sequence genomic DNA carries:
- the LOC126708516 gene encoding F-box/kelch-repeat protein At3g06240-like has protein sequence MSQTREPTKAQPPTLGKIKNNHLPDDMIFNILARLPVKSLIRFRCVSKSCNSLITSPYFISTHLISYNNNNHDNKDRGYILDMSCFNSPPPTNRPVITFYCDHEFDKIFQFEVPLNLPSHHATFLVGSCNGLLCLNFCPPRTMINVIYVWNPNIRKLKRLPDPCESQSHLVSLGFGYQSKSIDYKVVKILRCVTSQLEVEVYLSKSDSWRRAGFSFRTNVEFEIHHNYYLPIPFFGGALHWLLDTIPDEENNKSEMILSFDIDKETFEELAPPDHCSDGEHPGRCLMLFRGKLALIRFVSVGEHKFTCIWVIKDYGTRKSWNKPLVVPKKYDGFNGFTKCGLILSHEQFRMSSNGELRRGKKLNMF, from the coding sequence ATGTCTCAAACAAGAGAACCCACAAAAGCACAACCACCAACCCTTGGAAAGATCAAGAACAACCATCTTCCGGACGACATGATATTCAACATCTTAGCAAGGCTACCAGTTAAATCACTCATCAGATTCAGGTGTGTTTCTAAATCCTGTAACTCCTTAATCACAAGCCCCTATTTCATCTCCACTCACCTTATTAGttataataacaataatcatgatAATAAGGATCGTGGTTATATCCTTGACATGTCATGTTTCAATTCTCCTCCTCCTACAAATAGACCAGTTATTACGTTTTATTGCGACCATGAGTTTGATAAAATTTTCCAGTTTGAAGTTCCCTTAAACCTTCCTTCTCATCATGCCACCTTCTTAGTCGGTTCGTGCAATGGCCTTTTGTGTCTGAATTTTTGTCCTCCACGCACTATGATTAATGTTATTTACGTGTGGAACCCCAACATCAGAAAGTTAAAGAGGTTGCCTGATCCTTGTGAAAGCCAATCACACCTTGTGTCACTTGGATTTGGTTATCAATCTAAGAGTATTGACTACAAGGTTGTTAAGATTTTACGTTGCGTTACCTCTCAACTTGAGGTTGAGGTGTACTTATCGAAATCGGATTCTTGGAGAAGGGCTGGGTTTTCATTTAGAACTAATGTTGAGTTTGAAATTcatcataattattatttgCCAATCCCATTCTTTGGTGGAGCTTTGCATTGGTTATTAGATACCATACCAGATGAAGAGAACAACAAGAGTGAAATGATTTTGTCATTTGATATCGATAAGGAGACATTCGAAGAGCTAGCGCCACCTGATCATTGCTCAGATGGAGAGCATCCTGGGAGATGTCTTATGTTATTTAGGGGGAAGCTAGCTTTGATTAGATTTGTGAGCGTTGGTGAACATAAATTCACATGCATATGGGTGATAAAAGATTATGGCACACGTAAATCTTGGAATAAACCTCTTGTTGTACCCAAAAAATATGATGGTTTCAATGGTTTCACCAAGTGTGGTTTAATTCTATCGCATGAACAATTTCGGATGTCTTCTAATGGTGAATTAAGACGaggaaaaaaactaaatatgttTTAA